The Methanococcoides methylutens MM1 genome has a window encoding:
- a CDS encoding H/ACA ribonucleoprotein complex subunit GAR1 — MKRLGTVVQVVAQQGLLVRGDNIKPDTSLRDLPRINSVVVDKSVKRIGKVNGVIGPVKSPYITIKVFGDVSGPELKKYLNEKVYVK; from the coding sequence ATGAAAAGGCTTGGAACGGTAGTGCAGGTAGTAGCACAACAGGGTTTGCTTGTTAGAGGGGACAACATAAAACCAGATACATCTTTGAGGGATCTTCCCCGTATCAACTCGGTGGTTGTTGACAAATCCGTCAAGCGAATTGGAAAGGTGAATGGTGTGATCGGTCCTGTAAAGTCTCCTTATATTACTATTAAGGTCTTTGGAGACGTTTCTGGTCCTGAACTGAAGAAATACCTCAATGAGAAGGTATACGTCAAATAA